CGAGCTGCACACGAACTGCAGCGGGTTCGAGAAGTTGGTGACACCGGGCAGCACCGGCAGACCGATGATGCCGCCCTGGTTGGGCGAGTTGATGTTCAGCACGTTCGCCGCCAGGTTCGGATAGGCGTGCAGGCCGGTCTCCAGACCGTCGCGCGGCTCGGGCTGCAGGATCGCCGTGGTGACCTGCTCCAGATTGTTGATGTCGTGGGTCAGCACACCGCCGTTGCGGTCCAGGAACTCCCGCGTGGTCTTGAGCACCCGGTTGAGGTCCTGCAGTGCGTTCGCCAGTTCCTGATCGGTGTTGGTGAACGAGTTCGTGAACTGCGCCAGGTCGTTGTTGAGCGCCACGAACTGCTGATCGCTTCTGTGCAGCGCGTTGACGAACAGCGCCAGGCTCTTCACCACGGCGAAGAAGTCACCGCGGCCCTCGTTCAGCGCCGTCAACGCATCGGACAGTCCCCGCAGCGTGCGGTTGAGTTGCTCACCCTTACCGGCGAATCCGTCGGCGAACGACTCGATGATGTCGCCGAACGGGCCTTTCGGTTGTTCGGGCGTCGGTCCCAGATCGGCCAGCAGACGCGTGACCTGGTTACGCACCTCGTCGTACTCGATCGGAACCTGGGTGCGGTCGACGTCGAGCACCGCGCCGTCCCGCAACGTGGGCCCACCGGTGTACGGCGGGGACAGCTGGATCACGCGCGACGCCACGAGGCTCGGGTTGAGGATCGAGGCCGTCGCGTTCTCCGGCACCTTGTACTTGTTGTTGAAGTGGAAGACCACCTTCATCTTGTCGCCCGCGGTCTCGATCGAATCGATCGCGCCGACACGGACACCCATGATCAGCACCTTGTCGCCGGGATACAGCGCAAGGACCTGGGGAAAGTACGCGGTGACCGTCGTGTTGGTCAGCTTCCGGTAGACGTTCACACCGAAGTAGCCGACCACCAGGGCGGCGGCCACGACCAGGGCACCGATGATCACAGCTGCCCGGGAGACCTTGGGCAACTGGATGTTTCGGATGTTGAAGATCGTTGACATGTCTCGACGCCTCCCTGCCTATCTCGTCTGGGAACCCGGCGGAAGGAACGGCGGATTGCCTGGGAGCGGCGCTTCACCGGCCGGGGCCAACTGCGGGCCGGGGCCCGGAGGTGGCGGTGGACCGGTGATCGCCGGCGGCGGCGGTGCGATGCCCGGGGTGAAGTCCGGCGGCCCGGGGATCGGGCTGACCGGCACGGTGCGGGCACCGGGCGGACCTGGCGCGATCTCCACCGGAGCACCCGGTTGGTCCGGTGGCATCTGACCGGGGATCGCCGCGCTCGGCACGCCGGGCGAATGCGCGATCCCATCGGGATTCGGCGCCGAGGTGGCGACGTCCGGCGGTGGGTAACCACCGGGCACCGGTCCGTACGGTCCCTGGCTGAGGTGCGCACACGGCAGCGGGTTGCCCGGCGACGGAATGCCGTCCGCCGGAGGCGTGTACGAACACGGCGAGCCGGGCGGCACGGCCGGGCCCGGATGCTCCGGGGTGCCCTCGAGCGGCGTCGGGGCGGCGGGCGGCGCACCGTTCTCGTGCCGCTCGCCGTTCGGGTCCGGGAACCGGAACGCGGGCAACCCTGCGTTGCGCCAGAACTCTTCGGGATCGATGCCGCGCTTCTTGAACGCCGCATCCACGAACGGTTGCAGGATGGTCGGCGGGATCAG
This genomic window from Mycolicibacterium goodii contains:
- a CDS encoding virulence factor Mce family protein encodes the protein MSTIFNIRNIQLPKVSRAAVIIGALVVAAALVVGYFGVNVYRKLTNTTVTAYFPQVLALYPGDKVLIMGVRVGAIDSIETAGDKMKVVFHFNNKYKVPENATASILNPSLVASRVIQLSPPYTGGPTLRDGAVLDVDRTQVPIEYDEVRNQVTRLLADLGPTPEQPKGPFGDIIESFADGFAGKGEQLNRTLRGLSDALTALNEGRGDFFAVVKSLALFVNALHRSDQQFVALNNDLAQFTNSFTNTDQELANALQDLNRVLKTTREFLDRNGGVLTHDINNLEQVTTAILQPEPRDGLETGLHAYPNLAANVLNINSPNQGGIIGLPVLPGVTNFSNPLQFVCSSIQAGSRLGYQESAELCAQYLAPIMDAIKFNYLPFGMNLASTAMTLPKQIAYSEKRLQPPPGYKDTTVPGIWSRDTLFSHGNHEPGWIVAPGMQGVQVQPATANMLTPESLAELLGGPDIVPPPAPPAFGTTRGGNLPGPPNAFDENNPLPPPWYPQPGPPPAPAPGVIPGDPLSAVAPAAPAAPAAPAPAGPPLPAEAGAG